CAGCAAACCCAGCATAGGCCCAATACAATGGCAACAGAGCAAACACCAACTTGTAAAATGGTGCGCAAAGTATGACAAACAAAGTAGGTGGCATAACTAAACGGTACTTGTCCATGGGCAAATAATGGTGGCAACCGTGAAGTAGAAAATGAGTAGCAAATGCAACGTTACTTTCAGGTAACCAATCATCGAAATGAAACAGGAAACGGTGAAGTCCGTATTCAATCAAGGTCCAAACAAAGACACCGACACAGAATAGGAAACATGCAAATAGTTGGTTCATGTTCTTCAATGCGACTCCCATATGGTACACAACGACGGGCAACCAAGGTAATGGGACGACCCACCAAGCAGTTTTAGTTAATGGCTCCAAAAAATTGCCGAATAATGGCGCAGACCCCTTACCGTAATGTCTTGGTCTGTGAATTTGGTCAACGTAGAAATCCTTCTTGAAGTCACTACGCAGAATCTGCATCAACAAGGGACGGTTCAAATCCAGAAACTTGTGCTTCTTGTAGTCATTGCCATAATCAGTGGCAATACTTAGTTTCTCTTCTGTGGGCAAGTTCTTCACAAAGGTAGTGGAGTCGAATTCCTTCCCGTCAGCAGACAGCTGTACTTCAACTTTATGGCTCTTGTTGGTCAACAACCTTGTTGCCTCTTCGTCCGTAGCCAAATAGCCTATCAAATACTCGTCCTCCAAGATTTCATATGCGGAATCACTGTGTTCATGCACGTCGGAGTCTTTCATGATTTCAGTAACATCCTTGCCTGCGTAATCCAAGATGGACTCGTCACCACCAGGGTGCTCGCCCAAGAACTTGGTCACGTCataaatttttctgttcTGGTAAGTAACCCAGCAATCCTTAGCAGTGTTGTGTTCTTCTACCGTTTTCCTGGAAAACAGCTCTAAAGTCTTGGAAGTATTTGTCGACATCTTCGATAGAGATTCTAGTTTATCACCGTTTACAGCAAAGCTCACGGAAGCAATAGTAAACCTCCAAAAAACAATAGACACAATAGCCCCGACTATCCAGTATCCTCTGTTCTTATACACTCTTAAAGtaggagaaaaaataagtgCGAAAAGATGTCGCACGTCAGTAAATCCGCGCAAAAACCCGTTATATTTCCGGCGTCGTGCGGTAGTTTCTGGGTGGGACGGCCCCGCGGATAAGGCACGTCCTTCCGGCAGGTATTTATCGAAAGTAAGACGGTTTTGAGTTGTTGTATTATGAGTAGGTTTGGCGTTTGTCCCATCTTCTACTGCTGTGCTGAGGCAGTTGTCCTCGATGAGCACGAGTTTGTTCTTCTGTTTATATACGTGTGGTGTGTATATGCCTATGTATGCTGCGCGCTAAAGCCCTCTCgatgctgttgctgttctTTGTCTTGAGCCGCCTGTTCCATGTACAGAGTATGGTTGACCAAGTTCAAGTAGGCGTACATGAAGTTACTCAGCAACACCTGCTCCCGCAGACCTCTCTTCGAATTGCTTAGTTTCAAATGACTCAATCGGTATATGGCTCTTTCCACGTTGATGGGCAGACGGTGATCAAACATAATGACCGTGGACACCGTCAGCAAAGGCAGCGGAAATCCGAATGCACTATCGCTAAACTGGACCGGAGCATTTGGTTTTTCGGGTTTCTTGACATCTGCGAAGGTGAGCTTTCGTGGTGGCAATACGGATGTGTGTCTCAAAGGAGGGGCCACTGGAGCCTGAACCTGGACCGGGGCTTCGGTTTGGACTTGAGCTTTTCGCTCATGGGCCTTCTCCTTCTGGACATCTTTGGTGAGTCTTTCGTTCGGAAGGTCTATCGTATCGcctctcttctttttgttttgtttcctGGTTTCGGCTTCCTCGGTGTCTCTTCGGTTGCTTTTAGTACTACTGACGTTAACGGCAGGCTGTAGTTGGAGTAAGCCCTCGGAATCGCTTTCTACTTCCTTTCCCACTTCTATTCCGCTGACTTCGCCTTCCACTTGCAATTGCAACTGCAACTGCAATGGC
The window above is part of the Saccharomyces kudriavzevii IFO 1802 strain IFO1802 genome assembly, chromosome: 13 genome. Proteins encoded here:
- the SCS7 gene encoding fatty acid alpha-hydroxylase (similar to Saccharomyces cerevisiae SCS7 (YMR272C); ancestral locus Anc_8.829); this encodes MSTNTSKTLELFSRKTVEEHNTAKDCWVTYQNRKIYDVTKFLGEHPGGDESILDYAGKDVTEIMKDSDVHEHSDSAYEILEDEYLIGYLATDEEATRLLTNKSHKVEVQLSADGKEFDSTTFVKNLPTEEKLSIATDYGNDYKKHKFLDLNRPLLMQILRSDFKKDFYVDQIHRPRHYGKGSAPLFGNFLEPLTKTAWWVVPLPWLPVVVYHMGVALKNMNQLFACFLFCVGVFVWTLIEYGLHRFLFHFDDWLPESNVAFATHFLLHGCHHYLPMDKYRLVMPPTLFVILCAPFYKLVFALLPLYWAYAGFAGGLFGYVCYDECHFFLHHSKLPPFMRKLKKYHLEHHYKNYQLGFGVTSWFWDEVFGTYLGPDAPLSKMKYE